TGACCCCAGAGGAAGTGGCAGAGAACCACAAGTTCCTCGATCTCATCATTCAGACTCCTACTATGAAGGTACCTGTACATTTTCCAAAAAATGCCCGGTTCTGTGAACtaatatgaatattaatataACATATCAAATCCAGAGGAGGCATAAAGGACCAGGATTCAGACACGATGTGCGGTACCTGTAGCTGGCTGGAGTAATATTTAAAACTGCTTTTGCAGATAGCGCATAAATACCTGGTAGAGAAGCACCTCTCTCCTGAGGACGAGACTCAATTCAAGGAGCAGCTGTACAGGATCTGGTTTGAGCTTTATGCGAGGAGAGGATCCAGCAGGTGGGTGGAATCTGAGCACGACCTGACCTTTGTGGTTGAGTGCTTTGCATTAAGAAAAGACGAGAGCTCCTTCACAGACGTGTCTGCGTTTGACATGGAGGAACACTCAAAAACCTCTGCCTCCTGCCAGGCCGGACTCGTCGGGATTCGAACATGTTTTCGTTggggagacgagaggagggcGAACCGTCATTGGCTTTCACAACTGGATCCAGCTCTACTTACAGGAGAAGCTGGGACACGTCGACTACAAAGGCTACAGCGTCAGCGAGAAGTCTCCCCAGGTGCGCTGTGTGTGAATGACTGAATCAAAACAATAATTagatcagtcacacacacacacacacacacacacacacacacctttgccAAACAAACCCACCTTCTTTGTCTCACCGCTCCTCCTTTTTCCACTCTCGCTGCAgcctgatgaaaacaaacacatcctggcgcTGCAGTTCAGCTGGAAGGACGGCATTAAGCCCAAAGGCAGCATCTTCATCGGAGTCAGTCCCGAGTTTGAGTTCGCTCTCTACACGCTCTGTTTCCTGGTCTCCCCCAACGAACGCGTCAAagtccagttcagtttgtaTGACGTGGACATCGTGTGCCACCACTACAACCAGAAGCACATAGGCACCACTTACCCTGTGCTCCTTAGGTACCGGACCTCTGCGTAACCTGCTTCAGCTTGTCTTTTTACTCTACATGAAGATACAATAAAACCTTACAAC
This Betta splendens chromosome 14, fBetSpl5.4, whole genome shotgun sequence DNA region includes the following protein-coding sequences:
- the endou2 gene encoding uridylate-specific endoribonuclease B, whose protein sequence is MTESDRELSAMVQEIWDNDVNRLQPGKDYRISLQGKAGDSMGINDNNDGAGYPLFTFVDENIFKKETFLAFISLLDNYESDTGKPEIVTPEEVAENHKFLDLIIQTPTMKIAHKYLVEKHLSPEDETQFKEQLYRIWFELYARRGSSRPDSSGFEHVFVGETRGGRTVIGFHNWIQLYLQEKLGHVDYKGYSVSEKSPQPDENKHILALQFSWKDGIKPKGSIFIGVSPEFEFALYTLCFLVSPNERVKVQFSLYDVDIVCHHYNQKHIGTTYPVLLRYRTSA